Below is a genomic region from Enterobacter hormaechei subsp. xiangfangensis.
TTGCGTGGTAGAGAGTCCGGCGGACATCTACGCCATCGAACAAACCGGGCAGTTTTCCGGCCGCTATTTCGTGCTGATGGGGCATCTCTCCCCGCTGGACGGCATCGGCCCGGACGATATCGGTCTTGACCGCCTGGAGCAGCGCCTGGAGTCGGAAACCATCAAAGAGGTGATCCTCGCCACCAACCCCACGGTGGAAGGGGAGGCAACCGCCAACTACATCGCCGAACTGTGCGCGCAGTACGGCGTTGACGCCAGCCGCATCGCCCACGGCGTGCCGGTCGGCGGTGAGCTGGAGATGGTCGACGGCACCACGCTGTCGCACTCGCTGGCCGGACGTCACAAGATTATTTTCTGACCAAACGGAGGCTGCGCGCGCGGCCTCCGCTTGAAAATTTCCCCCCTTATCCCCATCTCTCACTCAACGTTTTACAACCCCATTAAATGGCATTGTTGAGGTCGACTTAGATGAAAGGACAAGAAACCCGTGGTTTCCAGTCAGAAGTAAAACAGCTTCTGCACCTGATGATCCATTCCCTGTATTCCAACAAAGAAATTTTCCTGCGTGAGCTGATTTCCAACGCCTCCGATGCGGCGGACAAGCTGCGCTTCCGCGCGCTGTCTAACCCGGATCTGTATGAAGGCGACGGCGAACTGCGCGTGCGCGTCTCGTTCAATAAAGAGAACCGCACCCTGACGATTGCCGATAACGGCATCGGGATGAACCGCGACGAGGTGATCGACCACCTCGGGACCATCGCCAAATCCGGCACCAAAGCGTTCCTTGAGTCCATGGGCTCTGACCAGGCGAAAGACAGCCAGCTGATTGGTCAGTTCGGCGTAGGCTTCTACTCGGCGTTC
It encodes:
- the recR gene encoding recombination mediator RecR — its product is MQTSPLLTQLMEALRCLPGVGPKSAQRMAFTLLQRDRSGGMRLAQALTRAMSEIGHCADCRTFTEQDVCNICTNPRRQENGQICVVESPADIYAIEQTGQFSGRYFVLMGHLSPLDGIGPDDIGLDRLEQRLESETIKEVILATNPTVEGEATANYIAELCAQYGVDASRIAHGVPVGGELEMVDGTTLSHSLAGRHKIIF